In the Cylindrospermopsis raciborskii Cr2010 genome, GCTTGTTTAAGGTTAATTAAAAATTTAGATTGTCCATAACGAGAGTCCAACTGTACTGCTTGGTTATAAGTTTGTCGTGCTTGTGTTTTCATCCCTTGTCCCCAATAAACCAATGCCAAAGCAACCCAAGGATGGGGATTGGTGGGTTCTAAAATTGTGGCTTGTTTACCCCGTGCTATTGCTAAATCATACTTCTTTAGACGTTGATAAGCGAGAGTTAGATTATAATAGGCGATTTCATTATTTGCCCTTATTTCTTTTGCACGCTCATGAGTTATTACTGCTTTGTCTAAATCTCCACTCACTAGATAAACTATTCCCAAAGCATTTAATGCAGGAATATAATTAGCATCTTTCTCTAATACTTGCTCTAATACCTTCATAGCAGATGCTTCTCTACCACCAAGGTGTAAAGTCCAACCCAATAAAACCTGTCCAGAAAGATTTTCTGGTTCCACAGAGGTGGCCTCTTCTAAGGAGATAATAGCATCTGTATAACGCCCTTGCTGGCGATATCTCAGTCCTAATTGTCGCAACTTAGCCGCAGCAGTTTTAGACTTACTAGAACTAGTGAAAGTGGGGGAAGGCGTAAAAATAGGGGAAGTTGAGGAATAGTCCATATTATTGGGTAATACATTTTTGCTGCATCCCATAATATTACCCACAGCCGTCAAACTTATCATACATATTATACTAGTAATAGCACTATGAATATTTCTATTGTTAGTGTTACTAATACTTTTAATTTTACCAACCATATTTGCCATTGATTGAGTCTCTAATTATTTGGGGATTGGGTAGGAACAGGTTGTGGGTTTTGAGGTGCTACAAGGACAACCGCATGGGGAACTGGACGAGGAGTATAAGCTACTAAGGATTTGCCTCGATATGAAAGAGAAGTGCTAGCACCCGAATCAAGCATCACCGCATCCCGAAATCCTAACTGATAGAGAATCTCCCCCAAAGATACAGAACCTACAGGAGTTTTTGTCACCCCAA is a window encoding:
- a CDS encoding tetratricopeptide repeat protein — translated: MANMVGKIKSISNTNNRNIHSAITSIICMISLTAVGNIMGCSKNVLPNNMDYSSTSPIFTPSPTFTSSSKSKTAAAKLRQLGLRYRQQGRYTDAIISLEEATSVEPENLSGQVLLGWTLHLGGREASAMKVLEQVLEKDANYIPALNALGIVYLVSGDLDKAVITHERAKEIRANNEIAYYNLTLAYQRLKKYDLAIARGKQATILEPTNPHPWVALALVYWGQGMKTQARQTYNQAVQLDSRYGQSKFLINLKQAGFSEEQIDNVREIVKIL